A segment of the uncultured Desulfobulbus sp. genome:
GCCAGAGACCCGACTGAATCACGTTGTCACTCCGCTGCCGGGGCGTGGAGCCGTGCTCCAGCGCTCCGCCCCATCGGTAAAAGATGGTGGGCACAAACTTCGTGCCCACCCTACCGCTCGCTGTCCGTTTCCCCGATGTTCGCCCGCACTCCGGGAGCGGACACAGGGCCCCCGGAAGGGTCGCGCGCCGCCGGGACACTCGCCAGGCCGGCGACGCGCGGGCCGCATCCGGGAGCAGCCTGCAACGGGTTATTTCTTCACGGCCTTGACGCACTGGGCGCGGGCCTCGCTCAGGGGCGTCTTGAAATCGGCGGAGTACTTGCGGCGGGTCTTGTTGATCGCCTCGCTCTCCTTGAGTCCGCCGTTGAGCATCCCGGCGAGGTAATTGTACTGTTCGCCCTTGACGGTCTTGCTCGCCGCCTCGGCATAGCAGGCGGCCTGGTCGGCGGGGATTCCGCTCTTGATCAGGCCGCTCTTCATGGTTTCGACGTCCGGCGACGAACCGCAGCCGGCCAGCAACACGGTCAACAGCAACAAGGGGGATATTCGTTTCATGGCTAGCATCTCAATCTCCAAGGACCCACTCCTTTGGTTGGATCAGCAGGTGGTTGGTTGGTCAGGCCGGAAATCACGCTCCCGGCAGAGAAATGCCCCGTGCAGAACTGCTCCACACGGGGCCGGACATGCAGTTTGTTACAGATCGGGCCAGCCCGGCAAGAAATCCGGGAGGGACCGCGACGGAAGGCGGAAGGAGTACAAAGCGCATCCACCGCGGCCCGGGTGCGGCCCGAAACCGGCTCAGCTCACCTGCCCGGCGCGGGGGGTGCGCCGGGCAGGCTCAAGCCGGGTTATCAGATGGTGTTGCGGGTGCCGTCCCACTCGCCGAGCTCTTCTTCCTTGGTGTCGAGGGCGCCGTCGACGATAGCGACGAGTTCGCACTGATCACCAGGCTGAATACCACCTGTGGCAGAAGCAAGGTAAGTTCCCACGTTCCATACGGCGATGAATCGGTTGTACTCATCCGGCTTGACATGACGATAGACAGGCACGGTGGTCATTCCGCCAAGCTCGTTGGCGTTGAACAGAGTCGATGCCGGTCCAATACCGGTAAGCAGATAAGCATAGTTGCCATCAGCATTGTAAACGGTACCATCACCAGCAGGATCCTCCTGGCCAGTCAGTCGCTCGTTTCCACCAATCCACCACACACCAGACACGGTTGCATCGACTGCATCATCACCATCGGCATCAAACGGGACCTCAACGCCGCATCCGTTGGCGTCTGGGGTCAAGAAAATATTACCAGCAACAACCATATTGGAGCGTGAGTTGATCAGGGCCTGGATATACGTTGCCGAGCAATCCATAGAACCTACGACCGCACCATTGGGCATGTCTGTGTTATCATTATCGATATACATCATTGACTGTATACCACCATCGTACATGATCTGAAGCACGCCTGTTGGTATAGAGGCAATAGCAGCATCAGTAGCAGGATCAAAACCAAGCATCCCAGGATCTGTACCGTCTTCAGCCAACAGCGAGTCAAACCGGCTCGGCAGCTCGTTGCGTTTGATAACGCGGTAGGTGCGGATGCCCTTGTTCAGCTCGTCCATCATGGTGACGTGGGCGGCGGCGGAGGCACGCGCATCCG
Coding sequences within it:
- a CDS encoding prepilin-type N-terminal cleavage/methylation domain-containing protein, with translation MKTLSEKIKSMLELRKQILESKKRNNDGFTLLELLVVVAILAAIAGTATIALKDTDARASAAAHVTMMDELNKGIRTYRVIKRNELPSRFDSLLAEDGTDPGMLGFDPATDAAIASIPTGVLQIMYDGGIQSMMYIDNDNTDMPNGAVVGSMDCSATYIQALINSRSNMVVAGNIFLTPDANGCGVEVPFDADGDDAVDATVSGVWWIGGNERLTGQEDPAGDGTVYNADGNYAYLLTGIGPASTLFNANELGGMTTVPVYRHVKPDEYNRFIAVWNVGTYLASATGGIQPGDQCELVAIVDGALDTKEEELGEWDGTRNTI